Proteins from a genomic interval of Medicago truncatula cultivar Jemalong A17 chromosome 3, MtrunA17r5.0-ANR, whole genome shotgun sequence:
- the LOC25480551 gene encoding protein argonaute 2 isoform X2, which yields MKTKPLIFVFFVCSLIIITVVAIDSSKVGETENSQANFGVERVEGGHNGDHEGGNVDGFLGKVINWLEDRGILGEGRKREARRKGRGRNEAGLGGGTEYSSGRGQNYGRGGGGGGNEEVWEGGVHKGEENEEPGLG from the exons ATGAAAACTAAACCTTTAATCTTCGTGTTCTTTGTTTGCTCACTAATTATCATCACTGTTGTGGCAATCGATTCATCGAAAG TCGGTGAAACGGAAAACTCCCAAGCAAATTTTGGGGTAGAAAGAGTTGAAGGTGGACACAATGGAGACCATGAGGGAGGAAATGTTgatggatttttgggaaaagTGATAAATTGGCTAGAAGATAGAGGAATTTTGggagaaggaagaaaaagagaagCTAGAAGAAAAGGAAGAGGACGAAATGAAGCCGGTTTGGGAGGAGGGACTGAATACAGTTCGGGAAGAGGACAAAACTATGGAcgtggaggaggaggaggaggaaacgAAGAAGTTTGGGAAGGAGGAGTACATAaaggagaagaaaatgaagaacctGGTTTGGGATAA
- the LOC25480551 gene encoding protein argonaute 2 isoform X1, with the protein MKTKPLIFVFFVCSLIIITVVAIDSSKGGNQFGETENSQANFGVERVEGGHNGDHEGGNVDGFLGKVINWLEDRGILGEGRKREARRKGRGRNEAGLGGGTEYSSGRGQNYGRGGGGGGNEEVWEGGVHKGEENEEPGLG; encoded by the exons ATGAAAACTAAACCTTTAATCTTCGTGTTCTTTGTTTGCTCACTAATTATCATCACTGTTGTGGCAATCGATTCATCGAAAGGTGGGAATCAAT TCGGTGAAACGGAAAACTCCCAAGCAAATTTTGGGGTAGAAAGAGTTGAAGGTGGACACAATGGAGACCATGAGGGAGGAAATGTTgatggatttttgggaaaagTGATAAATTGGCTAGAAGATAGAGGAATTTTGggagaaggaagaaaaagagaagCTAGAAGAAAAGGAAGAGGACGAAATGAAGCCGGTTTGGGAGGAGGGACTGAATACAGTTCGGGAAGAGGACAAAACTATGGAcgtggaggaggaggaggaggaaacgAAGAAGTTTGGGAAGGAGGAGTACATAaaggagaagaaaatgaagaacctGGTTTGGGATAA